The proteins below are encoded in one region of Centropristis striata isolate RG_2023a ecotype Rhode Island chromosome 12, C.striata_1.0, whole genome shotgun sequence:
- the LOC131981961 gene encoding equilibrative nucleobase transporter 1-like, with translation MAGLGKSLVVQHGLTFATGLVECLCFAGALFGWASLVFVLKKEDYFSSECINTTTANGTDLDCSGQDEQFSLVFTIASFLCIFMTLPSGFFFDWFGTAVSRLIAIVLYTAGTLLVAFSTAVMSNLLFPALSFIAMGGILFLITNMPVGNLFGSHRSTIITLFNGAFDSSSALFFFVIKLIYEAGISVRASFLFLSSCSVIHLLRTFFLMPKDHIPYPLPDDYTYGLPCGKSKTLSLEQTAANGDTQKTAEEIPHKDVRVKQEKSFRECVMSRLFWLHVLWLSVMQLRPYLFIGTLNPMLQWLTEGEPSLVSRYINAFAITQLCGVLCAPWNGLIMDRNKGKPRAAGESEQEADLRATVLSLFLTALQCLLFSVCASTPYLPLQYLTFVLQVINRSFLYGGNAAFISVAFPSCHFGKLYGLVMALSAVFSLLQYACFALVNGPLDGDPLYVNIALTLLSLLAFIHPLFVYLHCRSLASKRAINASS, from the exons ATGGCGGGTCTTGGGAAAagcttggtggtgcagcatgGCCTCACCTTTGCTACAGGTCTGGTGGAGTGTCTGTGTTTTGCTGGAGCCCTTTTTGGATGGGCTTCGCTTGTTTTTGTACTGAAGAAAGAGGACTACTTCAGCTCTGAGTGCATCAACACCACAACAGCCAATGGAACAGACTTAG ATTGCAGTGGACAGGATGAACAGTTCTCGCTTGTTTTCACTATTGCTTCCTTTCTATGCATTTTCATGACGCTGCCTAGTGGTTTCTTCTTTGATTGGTTTGGGACCGCTGTGTCTAGGCTCATTGCAAT AGTTCTTTACACAGCGGGTACCTTGTTGGTGGCCTTCTCGACTGCAG ttatGTCCAACCTGCTCTTCCCAGCTCTCTCCTTCATAGCAATGGGTGGAATACTGTTTCTAATTACCAACATGCCG GTGGGAAACCTGTTCGGCTCCCATCGCTCCACCATCATCACTCTCTTTAACGGGGCCTTTGACTCATCGTcagcactctttttttttgtcatcaag ctgataTATGAGGCTGGAATCTCTGTCCGTGcctccttcctcttcctgtccTCCTGCAGCGTCATTCACCTGCTCAGGACTTTTTTCTTGATGCCCAAAGACCACATTCCCTACCCGTTGCCTGATGACTACACATAcgg GCTACCCTGTGGTAAATCAAAGACTCTGAGCTTAGAGCAGACAGCAGCCAATGGTGACACTCAGAAGACAGCAGAGGAAATTCCCCACAAAGACGTCAGAGTGAAACAAG AGAAGAGTTTCCGTGAGTGTGTGATGTCCAGGCTCTTTTGGCTGCACGTGCTTTGGTTGTCAGTGATGCAACTCAGACCTTACCTCTTCATCGGCACCCTCAACCCCATGCTGCAGTGGCTGACAGAGGGAGAGCCTTCACTGG TGAGCCGGTACATTAATGCCTTTGCTATAACGCAGCTGTGTGGCGTGCTGTGTGCTCCCTGGAACGGTCTCATCATGGACAGAAACAAGGGCAAACCTCGTGCTGCAG gaGAGAGTGAACAGGAAGCAGACCTGCGGGCCACGGTGCTTTCTCTCTTCCTGACGGCGCTGCAGTGTCTGCTGTTCTCAGTTTGTGCCTCCACCCCGTACCTACCGCTTCAGTATCTCACCTTCGTCCTGCAGGTGATCAACCGCTCCTTCCTCTACGGCGGTAACGCAGCCTTCATCAGTGTGGC TTTCCCGTCATGCCACTTTGGGAAGCTGTATGGTCTGGTCATGGCTCTGTCTGCAgtgttttctctgctgcagTACGCCTGCTTCGCCCTGGTGAATGGACCTCTGGACGGAGATCCTTTATAT GTGAACATCGCTCTGACGCTGCTCAGCCTGCTCGCCTTCATCCATCCCCTCTTTGTCTACCTGCACTGTCGAAGTCTCGCCTCCAAGCGAGCCATCAATGCCTCCTCCTAA
- the LOC131981960 gene encoding equilibrative nucleobase transporter 1-like, whose product MPGFVNRLPVRRCLTLITGLLECLIFAGTVFGWASLVFVLKTEDYFSFLCVNTTGVNATQDLDCSGQDEQFSLVFTIASFLFTFLTLPNGFLFDRFGTTVSRLFGIFFFTVGALMMAFLTAALSNLLFPALALLAAGGCFFQLTNLQVGNLFGSHRSTVITLYSGAVDSSAAVFFIIKLIYEAGISLLPSFLFLSACSVIHLLRTFFLMPRGHIPYPLPDDYTYGITCGETRTLSLEHITANRNMEMTPEIVEDVPVKQEKSFRECVLSRLFWLHVLWLSVMLLRHYFFIGTLNPMLQWLTEEEPSLVSRYINAFAITQLCGVLCAPWNGLLMDRNKGQPRAAGESEQEADLRTSVLPLFLTALQCVVFSVCATIPNLPLQYFTFVIEVINRSFLFGGNAAFISVAFPPCHFGKLFGLVMALSAAFSLLQYACFSLVNGPLDGDPLYVNIALTLLILFAFTHPLSVYLHCRSLSSKRATNASS is encoded by the exons ATGCCAGGTTTTGTAAACAGGTTGCCAGTCCGACGATGCCTCACCTTAATTACGGGTCTGTTGGAGTGTCTGATTTTTGCCGGAACCGTGTTCGGATGGGCTTCACTTGTTTTTGTCCTGAAGACAGAGGACTACTTCAGCTTTCTGTGCGTCAACACCACAGGAGTCAATGCAACACAGGACCTAG ATTGCAGTGGACAGGATGAACAGTTCTCACTTGTTTTCACCATCGCCTCCTTCTTGTTCACTTTCCTGACACTGCCAAATGGTTTCCTCTTTGACCGGTTTGGTACCACAGTGTCTCGGCTGTTTGGGAT attttttttcacagtgggTGCCTTGATGATGGCCTTCTTAACTGCAG CTTTGTCCAACCTGCTGTTCCCAGCCCTCGCTCTTCTTGCAGCAGGTGGCTGCTTCTTTCAGCTGACCAACCTCCAG GTGGGAAACCTGTTTGGCTCACATCGCTCCACCGTCATCACTCTCTACAGCGGGGCTGTTGACTCTTCTGCTGCagtcttttttatcattaag ctgataTATGAGGCTGGAATCTCTCTGCTcccctccttcctcttcctgtccGCCTGCAGCGTCATTCACCTGCTCAGGACTTTCTTCTTGATGCCCAGAGGCCACATTCCCTACCCGCTGCCTGATGACTACACATACGG GATAACCTGTGGGGAAACAAGAACTCTGAGCTTAGAGCACATTACAGCAAATAGAAACATGGAGATGACGCCAGAGATAGTAGAAGACGTCCCTGTGAAACAAG AGAAGAGTTTCCGTGAGTGTGTGCTGTCCAGGCTCTTTTGGCTGCACGTGCTTTGGTTGTCAGTGATGCTGCTCAGACATTACTTCTTCATTGGCACCCTCAACCCCATGCTGCAGTGGCTGACAGAGGAAGAGCCTTCACTGg TGAGCCGGTACATCAATGCCTTTGCTATAACGCAGCTGTGTGGCGTGCTGTGTGCTCCCTGGAACGGTCTCCTCATGGACAGAAACAAGGGCCAACCTCGTGCTGCAG gAGAGAGTGAACAGGAAGCAGATTTGCGTACTTCGGTCCTTCCTCTCTTCCTGACGGCACTGCAGTGTGTGGTGTTCTCAGTCTGTGCCACCATCCCGAACCTGCCGCTTCAGTACTTCACCTTCGTAATAGAGGTGATAAACCGCTCCTTCCTCTTCGGTGGGAACGCAGCCTTCATCAGTGTGGC atTTCCACCCTGCCACTTTGGGAAGCTGTTTGGTCTGGTCATGGCTCTGTCTGCAGCGTTTTCTCTGCTGCAGTACGCCTGCTTCTCCCTGGTGAATGGACCTCTGGATGGAGATCCTTTATAT GTGAACATTGCTCTGACGCTGCTCATCCTGTTCGCCTTCACCCATCCCCTCTCTGTCTACCTGCACTGTCGAAGTCTCTCCTCCAAGCGAGCCACTAATGCCTCTTCCTAA
- the LOC131982078 gene encoding equilibrative nucleobase transporter 1-like produces the protein MPGFVNRLSFRRCLTLITGLLECLIFAGVVFGWASLVFVLKKENYFSFLCVNITGVNGTRDLDCSGQDEQFSLVFTIASFLFTFLTLPNGFIFDRFGTTVSRLFAIFLCTIGTLMVAFSTAASSNLLFPALALLAAGDSFFQMTNMQVGNLFGSHRSTIITLYNGAVDSSAALFLVIKLLHESGISFRSSFFFLSACSVIHLLRTIFLMPRGHIPYPLPDDYTYGVTCGKSKTLSLEQRAANGDTQKTAEEIPLKDVRVKQEKSFRECVMSRLFWLHVLWLSVMQLRHYFFIGTLNPMLQRLTEGEPSLVSRYINAFAITQLCGVLCAPWNGLIMDRHKGKPRAAGESEQEADLRASVLSLFLTALQCLLFSVCATIPYLPLQYLTFVLQVINRSFIFGGNAAFISVAFPSCHFGKLLGLVMAQSATFSLLQYTCFALVNGPLDGDPLYVNIALTLLSLLAFIHPLSVYLHCRSLSSKRAINASS, from the exons ATGCCAGGTTTTGTAAACAGGTTGTCATTCCGACGCTGCCTCACCTTAATTACGGGTCTGTTGGAGTGTCTGATTTTCGCCGGAGTTGTGTTCGGATGGGCTTCACTTGTTTTTGTCTTGAAGAAGGAGAACTACTTCAGCTTTCTGTGCGTCAACATCACAGGAGTCAATGGAACACGGGACCTAG ATTGCAGTGGACAGGATGAACAGTTCTCGCTTGTTTTCACCATCGCCTCCTTCTTGTTCACTTTCCTGACGCTGCCAAATGGTTTCATCTTCGACCGGTTTGGTACCACAGTGTCTCGGCTGTTTGCGAT ATTTCTTTGTACCATTGGAACGTTGATGGTGGCATTCTCCACAGcag CTTCATCCAACCTGCTGTTCCCAGCTCTTGCTCTCCTGGCAGCAGGTGATAGCTTCTTTCAAATGACCAACATGCAG GTGGGAAATCTGTTCGGCTCACATCGCTCCACCATCATCACTCTCTATAATGGGGCCGTCGACTCTTCTGCAGCACTCTTCCTTGTCATCAAA cttcttcaCGAGTCTGGCATCTCTTTCcgctcctccttcttcttcctgtCCGCCTGCAGCGTTATTCACCTGCTCAGGACTATCTTCTTGATGCCCAGAGGCCACATTCCCTACCCGCTGCCTGATGACTACACATACGG GGTAACCTGTGGTAAATCAAAGACTCTGAGCTTAGAGCAGAGAGCAGCCAATGGTGACACTCAGAAGACGGCAGAGGAAATTCCTCTCAAAGACGTCAGAGTGAAACAAG AGAAGAGTTTCCGTGAGTGTGTGATGTCCAGGCTCTTTTGGCTGCACGTGCTTTGGTTGTCAGTGATGCAACTCAGACATTACTTCTTCATCGGCACCCTCAACCCCATGCTGCAGCGGCTGACAGAGGGAGAGCCTTCACTGg TGAGCCGGTACATTAATGCCTTTGCCATAACGCAGCTGTGTGGCGTGCTGTGTGCTCCCTGGAACGGTCTCATCATGGACAGACACAAGGGCAAACCTCGTGCTGCAG GAGAGAGTGAACAGGAAGCAGATCTGCGGGCCTCAGTGCTTTCTCTCTTCCTGACGGCGCTGCAGTGTCTGCTGTTCTCAGTCTGTGCCACCATCCCGTACCTACCGCTTCAGTATCTCACCTTCGTCCTGCAGGTGATCAACCGATCCTTCATCTTCGGTGGGAACGCAGCCTTCATCAGCGTGGC ATTCCCGTCATGCCACTTTGGGAAGCTGTTGGGTCTGGTCATGGCTCAGTCTGCAACGTTTTCTCTGCTGCAGTACACCTGCTTCGCCCTGGTGAATGGACCTCTGGATGGAGACCCTTTATAT GTGAACATCGCTCTGACGCTGCTCAGCCTGCTCGCCTTCATCCATCCCCTCTCTGTCTACCTGCACTGTCGAAGTCTCTCCTCCAAGCGAGCCATCAATGCCTCCTCCTAA